Proteins encoded together in one Sceloporus undulatus isolate JIND9_A2432 ecotype Alabama chromosome 4, SceUnd_v1.1, whole genome shotgun sequence window:
- the ZHX1 gene encoding zinc fingers and homeoboxes protein 1 isoform X3, whose amino-acid sequence MASKRKSTTPCMVLASEPDPEIEAASDVEEGLSVMTPAGSMSSDEDAHEYVDSDNQQNKKVEGGYECKYCTFQTADLNMFTFHVDSEHPNVVLSSSYVCLECRFVTKRYDALSEHNVKYHPGEDNFKLTMVKRNNQTIFEQTVNDLTFDGSFVQEENSEELEGSEGQLSSISISKTPIMKMIKNKNETKRIAVFHNTEDGMVEEKDAETDPECEEVIEKPATEVSETNANSTLAAETISTVVNPTAVIQPEQVITTIASPQNSGLISKVLIPINSIPAYNTALDNNPLLLNTYNKFPYPTLSEIALLATQAKYTEEQIKIWFSAQRLKHGVSWTPEEVEEARRKQFNGTVHTVPQTITVIPAHISASSNGLPSILQTCQIVGQPGLVLTQVAGAGTLPVTAPIALTVAGIPNQSQLQKAQVQATQPVTETKQVAAVPAPHLTKSEVVAAAAGIDTVGGRAKKTKEQLTELKISYLKSHFPLDSEIIRLMKITGLTKGEIKKWFSDTRYNQRNSKHNHYNHLNNDSCTIIIDSSDETNESPGAGQAQQKQSWNASDFNCQRFKEKTAEQLKTLRESFENNPFLTDDELNRIRSETKLTRREINAWFAEQKKSNAQGDESEELNESNTGNLKEASIAEASGGEGAGVQKSGKVTKKSPEQLHMLKMSFIRTQWPSAVEYDKLAEETGLPRPEIVSWFGDTRYAWKNGGLKWYYYYQGANAKSMNGQGYSRRRGRGRPKGRGRGRPRGRPRSNKRIKHWDKTPLIKFKTGKAILKDYYLKHKFLNEQDLDELVAKSHMGYEQVREWFGDRQRRAELGLELFDEEEEEEELLDEQEDEDEDEDDEDTDESDNWEPPRHVRRKLSKSD is encoded by the coding sequence ATGGCAAGTAAGCGAAAATCCACTACACCCTGCATGGTCTTGGCAAGTGAGCCAGATCCAGAGATAGAAGCAGCATCTGATGTTGAAGAAGGGCTGTCTGTGATGACACCAGCAGGTAGCATGTCAAGTGATGAGGACGCCCATGAATATGTGGACTCAGACAATCAGCAAAATAAAAAAGTTGAAGGCGGCTATGAATGCAAATACTGCACATTTCAGACTGCAGATCTCAATATGTTTACTTTTCATGTGGATTCTGAGCACCCCAATGTGGTATTGAGTTCCTCTTATGTGTGTCTTGAATGCAGGTTTGTTACTAAAAGGTATGATGCTCTTTCAGAACATAATGTAAAGTATCACCCTGGAGAGGACAATTTTAAACTGACTATGGTGAAACGCAACAACCAGACAATCTTTGAGCAAACGGTAAATGACCTTACTTTTGATGGCAGTTTTGTGCAAGAGGAGAACAGCGAAGAATTGGAGGGTTCTGAGGGTCAATTGTCCAGCATCTCAATTAGCAAAACCCCAATtatgaaaatgataaaaaataagaatgaaaCAAAACGAATTGCTGTTTTTCATAACACAGAGGATGGTATGGTGGAGGAAAAAGATGCTGAAACTGACCCAGAGTGTGAGGAGGTCATAGAAAAACCAGCCACTGAAGTTTCAGAAACCAATGCCAATAGTACATTGGCTGCAGAAACAATTAGCACAGTTGTGAACCCTACAGCTGTGATCCAGCCTGAACAAGTGATAACTACCATAGCATCTCCACAGAACTCTGGCTTAATATCTAAAGTATTGATCCCGATAAATAGCATTCCAGCCTACAACACTGCATTGGATAACAACCCTCTCTTGCTTAACACCTACAACAAATTTCCTTACCCAACGCTGTCAGAAATTGCACTTCTAGCAACTCAAGCTAAATATACTGAAGAACAAATTAAAATCTGGTTCTCTGCCCAGCGCTTGAAACATGGGGTCAGCTGGACCCCAGAGGAAGTGGAAGAGGCAAGAAGAAAACAGTTCAACGGCACTGTGCATACTGTCCCTCAGACTATTACGGTTATTCCAGCACATATTTCAGCTAGTAGTAATGGTCTGCCTTCCATTCTACAGACATGCCAAATTGTTGGCCAACCGGGCCTTGTTCTTACCCAAGTTGCAGGTGCCGGGACCCTTCCAGTGACAGCCCCAATAGCATTGACGGTGGCAGGAATCCCAAACCAATCCCAGTTGCAAAAAGCACAAGTCCAAGCCACCCAGCCTGTTACTGAAACCAAGCAAGTCGCTGCTGTTCCAGCCCCTCACCTTACCAAATCAGAAGTGGTGGCAGCTGCAGCTGGTATTGACACAGTTGGGGGCCGTGCTAAGAAGACCAAGGAACAGCTGACAGAGTTGAAGATCAGCTACCTAAAAAGTCATTTTCCTCTTGATTCAGAGATAATTAGGCTCATGAAAATCACAGGGCTGACAAAAGGAGAGATCAAAAAGTGGTTCAGTGATACTAGGTACAACCAGCGGAACTCAAAGCACAACCATTATAATCATCTCAACAATGATTCTTGCACTATCATCATTGACTCAAGTGATGAAACAAATGAGTCTCCAGGAGCAGGCCAAGCCCAGCAGAAACAGTCATGGAATGCCTCTGATTTTAACTGTCAGAGGTTCAAAGAAAAGACAGCTGAACAACTTAAAACCCTCCGGGAGAGTTTCGAAAACAATCCTTTTTTGACTGACGATGAACTGAACAGGATACGGTCCGAAACAAAGTTGACTCGACGAGAGATCAATGCTTGGTTTGCTGAACAGAAGAAATCCAATGCTCAAGGTGACGAAAGTGAGGAACTAAATGAAAGCAATACAGGGAACTTGAAAGAAGCATCCATTGCAGAGGCATCTGGAGGGGAAGGTGCTGGAGTACAGAAGTCGGGAAAGGTAACGAAAAAGTCTCCAGAACAGTTACACATGCTCAAAATGTCATTTATCCGGACTCAGTGGCCATCTGCGGTGGAATATGACAAGTTGGCAGAAGAAACGGGGCTTCCTCGGCCAGAGATTGTTAGTTGGTTTGGAGATACCCGATATGCCTGGAAAAATGGCGGCTTGAAATGGTATTACTACTATCAAGGGGCCAATGCAAAAAGTATGAACGGTCAAGGCTATTctaggaggagagggagaggaagaccaAAAGGAAGAGGACGGGGAAGACCTCGCGGGCGACCGAGGTCCAACAAGAGGATCAAACACTGGGACAAGACGCCACTCATTAAATTTAAAACTGGAAAAGCAATCCTAAAGGATTATTACCTGAAACACAAATTTCTTAACGAACAGGACCTCGATGAGTTGGTTGCCAAATCACACATGGGATATGAGCAGGTAAGGGAGTGGTTTGGGGACAGACAGAGAAGAGCTGAACTAGGCCTTGAGTTGtttgatgaggaggaggaagaggaggaacttcTGGATGAGCAggaagatgaggatgaggatgaggatgatgaagaTACAGATGAAAGTGACAATTGGGAACCTCCGCGGCATGTTAGACGTAAGCTCTCAAAATCAGACTGA
- the ZHX1 gene encoding zinc fingers and homeoboxes protein 1 isoform X4: MASKRKSTTPCMVLASEPDPEIEAASDVEEGLSVMTPAGSMSSDEDAHEYVDSDNQQNKKVEGGYECKYCTFQTADLNMFTFHVDSEHPNVVLSSSYVCLECRFVTKRYDALSEHNVKYHPGEDNFKLTMVKRNNQTIFEQTVNDLTFDGSFVQEENSEELEGSEGQLSSISISKTPIMKMIKNKNETKRIAVFHNTEDGMVEEKDAETDPECEEVIEKPATEVSETNANSTLAAETISTVVNPTAVIQPEQVITTIASPQNSGLISKVLIPINSIPAYNTALDNNPLLLNTYNKFPYPTLSEIALLATQAKYTEEQIKIWFSAQRLKHGVSWTPEEVEEARRKQFNGTVHTVPQTITVIPAHISASSNGLPSILQTCQIVGQPGLVLTQVAGAGTLPVTAPIALTVAGIPNQSQLQKAQVQATQPVTETKQVAAVPAPHLTKSEVVAAAAGIDTVGGRAKKTKEQLTELKISYLKSHFPLDSEIIRLMKITGLTKGEIKKWFSDTRYNQRNSKHNHYNHLNNDSCTIIIDSSDETNESPGAGQAQQKQSWNASDFNCQRFKEKTAEQLKTLRESFENNPFLTDDELNRIRSETKLTRREINAWFAEQKKSNAQGDESEELNESNTGNLKEASIAEASGGEGAGVQKSGKVTKKSPEQLHMLKMSFIRTQWPSAVEYDKLAEETGLPRPEIVSWFGDTRYAWKNGGLKWYYYYQGANAKSMNGQGYSRRRGRGRPKGRGRGRPRGRPRSNKRIKHWDKTPLIKFKTGKAILKDYYLKHKFLNEQDLDELVAKSHMGYEQVREWFGDRQRRAELGLELFDEEEEEEELLDEQEDEDEDEDDEDTDESDNWEPPRHVRPHIS; this comes from the exons ATGGCAAGTAAGCGAAAATCCACTACACCCTGCATGGTCTTGGCAAGTGAGCCAGATCCAGAGATAGAAGCAGCATCTGATGTTGAAGAAGGGCTGTCTGTGATGACACCAGCAGGTAGCATGTCAAGTGATGAGGACGCCCATGAATATGTGGACTCAGACAATCAGCAAAATAAAAAAGTTGAAGGCGGCTATGAATGCAAATACTGCACATTTCAGACTGCAGATCTCAATATGTTTACTTTTCATGTGGATTCTGAGCACCCCAATGTGGTATTGAGTTCCTCTTATGTGTGTCTTGAATGCAGGTTTGTTACTAAAAGGTATGATGCTCTTTCAGAACATAATGTAAAGTATCACCCTGGAGAGGACAATTTTAAACTGACTATGGTGAAACGCAACAACCAGACAATCTTTGAGCAAACGGTAAATGACCTTACTTTTGATGGCAGTTTTGTGCAAGAGGAGAACAGCGAAGAATTGGAGGGTTCTGAGGGTCAATTGTCCAGCATCTCAATTAGCAAAACCCCAATtatgaaaatgataaaaaataagaatgaaaCAAAACGAATTGCTGTTTTTCATAACACAGAGGATGGTATGGTGGAGGAAAAAGATGCTGAAACTGACCCAGAGTGTGAGGAGGTCATAGAAAAACCAGCCACTGAAGTTTCAGAAACCAATGCCAATAGTACATTGGCTGCAGAAACAATTAGCACAGTTGTGAACCCTACAGCTGTGATCCAGCCTGAACAAGTGATAACTACCATAGCATCTCCACAGAACTCTGGCTTAATATCTAAAGTATTGATCCCGATAAATAGCATTCCAGCCTACAACACTGCATTGGATAACAACCCTCTCTTGCTTAACACCTACAACAAATTTCCTTACCCAACGCTGTCAGAAATTGCACTTCTAGCAACTCAAGCTAAATATACTGAAGAACAAATTAAAATCTGGTTCTCTGCCCAGCGCTTGAAACATGGGGTCAGCTGGACCCCAGAGGAAGTGGAAGAGGCAAGAAGAAAACAGTTCAACGGCACTGTGCATACTGTCCCTCAGACTATTACGGTTATTCCAGCACATATTTCAGCTAGTAGTAATGGTCTGCCTTCCATTCTACAGACATGCCAAATTGTTGGCCAACCGGGCCTTGTTCTTACCCAAGTTGCAGGTGCCGGGACCCTTCCAGTGACAGCCCCAATAGCATTGACGGTGGCAGGAATCCCAAACCAATCCCAGTTGCAAAAAGCACAAGTCCAAGCCACCCAGCCTGTTACTGAAACCAAGCAAGTCGCTGCTGTTCCAGCCCCTCACCTTACCAAATCAGAAGTGGTGGCAGCTGCAGCTGGTATTGACACAGTTGGGGGCCGTGCTAAGAAGACCAAGGAACAGCTGACAGAGTTGAAGATCAGCTACCTAAAAAGTCATTTTCCTCTTGATTCAGAGATAATTAGGCTCATGAAAATCACAGGGCTGACAAAAGGAGAGATCAAAAAGTGGTTCAGTGATACTAGGTACAACCAGCGGAACTCAAAGCACAACCATTATAATCATCTCAACAATGATTCTTGCACTATCATCATTGACTCAAGTGATGAAACAAATGAGTCTCCAGGAGCAGGCCAAGCCCAGCAGAAACAGTCATGGAATGCCTCTGATTTTAACTGTCAGAGGTTCAAAGAAAAGACAGCTGAACAACTTAAAACCCTCCGGGAGAGTTTCGAAAACAATCCTTTTTTGACTGACGATGAACTGAACAGGATACGGTCCGAAACAAAGTTGACTCGACGAGAGATCAATGCTTGGTTTGCTGAACAGAAGAAATCCAATGCTCAAGGTGACGAAAGTGAGGAACTAAATGAAAGCAATACAGGGAACTTGAAAGAAGCATCCATTGCAGAGGCATCTGGAGGGGAAGGTGCTGGAGTACAGAAGTCGGGAAAGGTAACGAAAAAGTCTCCAGAACAGTTACACATGCTCAAAATGTCATTTATCCGGACTCAGTGGCCATCTGCGGTGGAATATGACAAGTTGGCAGAAGAAACGGGGCTTCCTCGGCCAGAGATTGTTAGTTGGTTTGGAGATACCCGATATGCCTGGAAAAATGGCGGCTTGAAATGGTATTACTACTATCAAGGGGCCAATGCAAAAAGTATGAACGGTCAAGGCTATTctaggaggagagggagaggaagaccaAAAGGAAGAGGACGGGGAAGACCTCGCGGGCGACCGAGGTCCAACAAGAGGATCAAACACTGGGACAAGACGCCACTCATTAAATTTAAAACTGGAAAAGCAATCCTAAAGGATTATTACCTGAAACACAAATTTCTTAACGAACAGGACCTCGATGAGTTGGTTGCCAAATCACACATGGGATATGAGCAGGTAAGGGAGTGGTTTGGGGACAGACAGAGAAGAGCTGAACTAGGCCTTGAGTTGtttgatgaggaggaggaagaggaggaacttcTGGATGAGCAggaagatgaggatgaggatgaggatgatgaagaTACAGATGAAAGTGACAATTGGGAACCTCCGCGGCATGTTAGAC CCCACATTTCCTAA